tccCATAGATCGTATCAAGATTCTCCCGTTATCCAAATCCTCGCAGGTCTCGTGATCTCGCGCATAAAATTGGATTCGACGGGATTATGCGACGTACGTCCAAGTGTctattcaaagatattttatgttttttgcGACATTCTATTACGAAGCCTCTCACGAAAGCTGCTTGGCTTTCGCGTTCTCAGAAACATAAGTTGGAGGGAGTtggaaaatttacttttccgTTTTCAACGAGCATCATGACAGCGATAGATTTTCATTTGTGAACACGTCTATTGTCATTTATCGAGAGGAATATGTAAAAAGAACTTTAAACTAGAGTATAGCTGAGCGTCTTTAGCACAGATCACTTGATTTGATTTGAATCTCTCGGAGGTGATCCAATAATAgcatagattaatattatagcaGAGATTTTTATTGCAACATAATGATTTTATAGTGAAATATGAGCTTATGTAgcataaattacatttgttattattatggtCATGTGTgcgcataaaatttatattaatagacaattaatataaaagtatattattaaaacgaaCTTATTTACTAAGGAATATatcttgtataaaataaccATATAATCCAACTAGGGCGATTAATATTCGTGCTGGTAGACGGTAGAAAAATATCGAtcttctatattaatattttactagtCATTTCATAGACAGATGTATGTCAATACATAAAATAGTTGTTTTTtcgattacaatttataacgCTTTGGATAACAattcataactttttaaaataataaataagcaaTACAGTCTAGattcttcctcttttctctctaatgtttttttctaatccttaatttttaattttctcttcctaatcttgaattatttttttcttttcattgttttctctcgaatattatttacaaattagctattatatttaaaataacatataatgttcATTaatacggagagaatttttcgtttatatttaccgcaaaatttgttacaaagtTGCGATGTTTTTGATGATAAACTTGGGACAACTTTAGCCATCTATCAATTgagataaagaatttttttaatatacaaaagaaacatttcaaactatataataaaaataaccaaGTAACAAgcagattataaaatttaatcaaatacattttatattttatattatataatagtagATTAAGTAGATTATTAAGAGATTAGATGactcattaatttaaattttataagaaaattttttatatgtttctcTCTTATGAtcctatttataaaatattatttttgtttatttaaataattacaatgttctataaagtaaattgaaaTGATATAAATGAGATATAAAAGCttgggaaaaaaatcttttcaaaatatatcaaattatatgaaaaggATCAAATTACAGTTTAAGTTATATCAGAGCAGACCTAATTTTACAAatcaattgataaaattagatCTGCTCTGATATAACTTAATTTGATGTATAATTTGATCCTTGATATTTTTTCCGGAAAGGTTTCAATTagaaacaaatagaaaattggATCTGTCGTAGctacaaatttttagaaaatttcatGGGAAATATGTGTTAGATTAACTAAAATAGGTTAGTGAAAACATTAACAGTACCGTACGAAGAAAAATTCTACCATCGATTCTCTCACACGATACAAGTCTGCTTTTATCTCTCAAATAATGCAGTAGAAAAACCATGTGTTTGATCAGACAATCGTCGCGATCGCAAAGCTCTTTAATGCTCGTCGAGTAACGCAACGTTTTACAAGGTAAAAGGGAAATACGTCGATCAAGTTTCGACCGACACCGTACTTCGTACGGTAAAGGAACGGGCTTTACCACCCTTCCGTCTAGATTATCAATGCTCAGTACTCTATCGGCTGTGTGCATCGGTACTGCAGTCTTATCCGCGCATTATTTCACCGAATATGTTCCTACCGTATTTCCTACGGAAAATGCAACGTCGATAACGTTATTCACTGCCAACGACAAAGAGATAGAAGAAACTACCACCCTTCTCCCGATACTTATAACAAGTGAAGACGTGTTAATAGATTCTTCTTCGATAAGCCAACTGCgctttttctttaaagaaaaagtgGTGTACCAAGGCGCAACATTTGAcgtcattatttaaaaaatatatttttttacattcgaTATTCGTATGTGTGTAACGACAATGTCAGGCAATGGCGTTCGATGACGCGCGGGTAGTCGATGACGTCAGAGGGAAACACCGGCAGAGCAATGAACTCGTTGCGCTAGAGAGGGTGCGAGGTCACCGttgatgagagagagagagagagagagagaggtacgAAACCAGGGCAAAAGAAGTAGCagataatataagaataaccGACAACGTAGGTATTATCAAGCGTCGTAGCGTAGAGTTgagaagtaaaattttaacgatCGGAATTGCATTTTCAACGTTTAAAAGATTCTTGAAAAGTCTCACGGTCCGAACTGTATTTAACGAGCGCATAAAGATTAATGGAAAACATTGGAGgaaattatcgtaatttgaaaaatcgcGAACCAAAGTCTTTTTTGccagattaaaaatatcatcgCGTATGTGAGAATATCGGGAGCGCTATTGAGAAATAGCGCTCCCGATACCAAATTATCGACCTCGTGTATAAATAGAACATGTCCGTAAATATCCTATAGGTATAAAGGTCAATGTGTTGGCcttttctaaaacttttaaactgaaatttatgttataagaGACACAATGCAGGTGTCTGGACTGCAGGAATAAGGtacatttgatttatttttacaaaattttatataaatggaattttctttaatataaaaaaagtttttaaagaataaaacataaattaagtaGGTCTTTATTGAACCCGGgtaatttatttgcattgtgtctcttttataatttaaaatattctattaaatacagttttcaaagttttattctattagaatccttaaaagatgaaatattttaagtggGTTTTATTCAGTGAAGGTACCATACGtaacaaattaagaaaaaaataaataggaaTATAACAAACCGATAATAAACAttggtaaaatatatttgtaattgcaataatgttattttttataaatttttatattacgcttcttgtcataaaaaaattttattatatgaaacTTTGAGTTTGTTGATATACATACATTGTCCAATTAtagacattaataaaattatagagagAAATGCATTCGCATTTGCTATGCCTCTTTGCCCGCGTTTGATACAGACCTACGTTGCGTTCGTTGGGGTCGTTCATCGGGGGTGGTTCTATAAATAGTGCATCgccatatatagatattcgGGTCAGTAGGAGAGACTATGAAGACGAGCCAAGGGCGAGCTTAAGATTTTCTATTAAAGTGTGATCTTTGCCTAAAACAGGGTTTCTCATTATACCCTATATCAACCCgtcaaaaattatctaatagaaaatattttttcagcaAAACATTTCAATGCAAACAAAACTTTgtgcaacaaaaatttattattttacagtaaAAAGAAAGTAACTACAAATTCTCTAAAcacattgaaaatttattgttcaaaattttgtctgaatttattttagaatcttatgtattttaaacaaaaatggagatgtgcataatttaaaaaatatcttttcttaCCTGAGAAGATgacttttcaaatttaataacacaaaaagtctcgttatatttatacagacggtagatatttttttttatcgcgaaTTTATTTTACGACCCGCGATGATAAAGCTTCGAGTAAATTCGAACATTTTTACTACACTCCCGATCGCCGGAAATGTTCGGAAACGTCAGAACCGATCACACGCGTCTTCGGAAGGATTTCTCAGAAGAtgttctctttccttttcaaGAATCCTGCAGGTTGACCCAGATTGTCCTACGTATTCCATTAACCCGGGGTGAATATTGCCAGGGaacaatattaatcttttgttctttttcaGGCTTATGACTTACCTTGCTTGCACAATGTCGACCGCGCAACACGGTCACTTCAACGTCCGGCACGATAGTTCTAACTATCCTGAAAACTACACTGACTAATTCACTATTAAACCTGGTTATCGCAACAAAGACCCTTATCCATTTATTATATCGACACTGTTTTAAAATTGGATGGTAACGATTTCTTGATGTAAGGTCGTACAATCGCGAACGCGTTTTGATACCGCTGTGGTCCTCGCACGTCCTTGAAAGAAGACTGAAAGTCGCTGCCGCGCGCTGTTCGTCGGGACGCCGTTCGATTCGCAATTGTTTGTCTTTGTACAGACTCGCGACCACCATCCCGTTCATCCCCCTCGCCATTTCCCTTTGTATCCTCCACTATTTTAGATGCGTGCAGTCACCAAGGCTCGGCTGGTGGGGCGAGATTGTGAATGACGCAAGTCATGAGAAATCTAGGTCAGCAGGTCATGCTACCCCATCCCCCGATGAACTTCTCTTCAATGGGGCTTTATTTATGAAACTCGATGTCGCCCGGCCAAGGATCTACCTACCGATGTGCGGATGGAATCGTGGTGCGCGATTAATTCGCCGATCATGAATGATCTCGCCCGGTTGTTGTTCCAAGGAACAACGGTCTCAATGAAGTTTCAACTTGATGTCGTGTCAGccaatgaataattatttttcgtcCACTATTGTAATATCCTAAGTCATTTTCTTGtacaaatctttttaataatagaataattactttgaaacataaagaaaacatGTAAATCGGCAAATGCACAAACATTAACAGTCgacaaattataatcttttacgaaattttttccaattgaaaagtttgacaaattaattctgttcgaaaaattatgtaaaattttacttaatttttatttttgaaaacgagtttttgtaaaaaaaagataaaaaggtgtgtgtgtgtgtgtgtgtgtgtgtgtgtgtgtgttcaaatgtaaaagtgaatttttagaaatctatAAATACAAGTCAATTTGAAAGTGATATAAAAAGTACATCggaatgttattaatatacggAACTTTTGACATCACGATCAAATTTAAATCAGCAGAACAGAAATATTCGTTGATCAATAATGGTCGGTGCGCGGCTATATCGaggtacaaaataaattaccgCATTTGACAATGTCAACGATTTATCGATCTGTCCGCTTCAACGCGAAGGTCACGGAAACTCGGTCAGGCTAAAGCAACTTGACTATCTATATCTATGTTATCAAGAGTAACGCGGGGGCTTTTAGAAAATCAAACTTtgcttttattcattaatcaaATTCGCGTGTACGTGAGTCACGAACCGGTTAAATCAGACAGATGATAATAAGACAATATAACGAGATTAATAAATTCGAAGATCAAACATAGAGGTAAATGGATAAATAGAGGGCAAATATTGAAATTGGGAACGAATTTTCGGAAACCAATTTACTTTCACAATAATAATCGGTTAACTATTTTGAAATGGCGTACAACTTTAGATGTTACTTTTATGTAACGGAAAATCAATAATCGATCTAAAAAGACTTGATTATAAGttaaacttttgtaatataacaattcTTTGTATACTATTcgagagaataataatttatatcacttTTTCGGCAAACTGTGCAAATACGTTACAAAGGACAGTAAAAGAGATGACCTATTCTTT
Above is a window of Monomorium pharaonis isolate MP-MQ-018 chromosome 10, ASM1337386v2, whole genome shotgun sequence DNA encoding:
- the LOC114255683 gene encoding uncharacterized protein LOC114255683, with the translated sequence MARGMNGMVVASLYKDKQLRIERRPDEQRAAATFSLLSRTCEDHSGIKTRSRLYDLTSRNRYHPILKQCRYNKWIRVFVAITRFNSELVSVVFRIVRTIVPDVEVTVLRGRHCASKDNLGQPAGFLKRKENIF